In Vanacampus margaritifer isolate UIUO_Vmar chromosome 18, RoL_Vmar_1.0, whole genome shotgun sequence, a genomic segment contains:
- the ppm1bb gene encoding protein phosphatase 1bb isoform X2: protein MGAFLDKPKTEKHSAHGDGNGLRYGLSSMQGWRVEMEDAHTAVVGLPHGLADWSFFAVYDGHAGSRVANYCSGNLLEHILSGGAEFSPGPGSVEGVKDGIRAGFLKIDEYMRSFADLRQGLDRSGSTAVCVLLSPTHLYFINCGDSRAVLSRGSKVGFSTQDHKPCNPREKERIQKAGGSVMIQRVNGSLAVSRALGDYDYKCVDGKGPTEQLVSPEPEVCVLERAAEGDEFVVLACDGIWDVMSNEELCEFVRSRLLVCEDLEKVCNSVVDTCLHKGSRDNMSVVLVCLPGAPKISEEALKKEEELDKYLEARVEELLANCGEAGTPDLVSVLRSIATENIPNLPPGGGLASKRSVIEAVYNKLNPHKEEEGCASELEDPW, encoded by the exons ATGGGTGCGTTCCTGGACAAGCCGAAGACGGAGAAGCACAGCGCCCACGGCGACGGCAACGGCCTTCGCTACGGCCTGAGCTCCATGCAGGGCTGGCGGGTGGAGATGGAGGACGCCCACACGGCCGTGGTGGGCCTCCCCCACGGACTGGCCGACTGGTCCTTCTTCGCAGTCTACGACGGCCACGCCGGCTCGCGCGTGGCCAACTACTGCTCGGGCAACCTGCTGGAGCACATCTTGTCGGGCGGCGCCGAGTTCAGCCCGGGGCCCGGCTCGGTGGAGGGCGTGAAGGACGGCATCCGCGCCGGCTTCCTGAAAATCGACGAGTACATGCGCAGCTTCGCGGACCTGCGGCAGGGCCTGGACCGCAGCGGCTCCACGGCGGTGTGCGTGTTGCTCAGCCCCACCCACCTGTACTTCATTAACTGCGGGGACTCGCGGGCCGTGCTGAGCCGAGGAAGCAAGGTGGGCTTCTCCACGCAGGACCACAAGCCCTGCAACCCCCGCGAGAAGGAGCGCATCCAGAAGGCCGGCGGCTCGGTCATGATCCAGAGGGTGAACGGCTCTCTGGCCGTTTCCCGGGCCCTGGGGGACTATGACTACAAGTGCGTGGACGGCAAGGGCCCCACGGAGCAGCTGGTGAGCCCCGAGCCCGAGGTGTGCGTGCTGGAGCGGGCGGCCGAGGGCGACGAGTTTGTGGTGCTGGCCTGCGACGGCATCTGGGACGTCATGTCCAACGAGGAGCTGTGCGAGTTTGTGCGTTCGCGACTTTTGGTGTGCGAGGACCTGGAGAAGGTGTGCAACTCGGTGGTGGACACCTGCCTGCACAAA GGAAGCAGAGACAACATGAGCGTGGTCCTGGTGTGTTTACCCGGCGCTCCCAAAATCTCCGAGGAGGCGCtaaagaaagaggaggagttAGACAAATATCTGGAGGCTCGAGTCGAGG AGCTGCTCGCCAACTGCGGCGAGGCCGGAACCCCCGACCTGGTGTCTGTGCTGAGGAGCATCGCCACAGAGAACATCCCAAACCTTCCACCGGGTGGAGGCCTGGCTAGCAA ACGTAGCGTGATCGAGGCGGTGTACAACAAGCTGAACCctcacaaagaagaagaaggg TGTGCCAGCGAGTTGgaagacccctggtag
- the ppm1bb gene encoding protein phosphatase 1bb isoform X1 has translation MGAFLDKPKTEKHSAHGDGNGLRYGLSSMQGWRVEMEDAHTAVVGLPHGLADWSFFAVYDGHAGSRVANYCSGNLLEHILSGGAEFSPGPGSVEGVKDGIRAGFLKIDEYMRSFADLRQGLDRSGSTAVCVLLSPTHLYFINCGDSRAVLSRGSKVGFSTQDHKPCNPREKERIQKAGGSVMIQRVNGSLAVSRALGDYDYKCVDGKGPTEQLVSPEPEVCVLERAAEGDEFVVLACDGIWDVMSNEELCEFVRSRLLVCEDLEKVCNSVVDTCLHKGSRDNMSVVLVCLPGAPKISEEALKKEEELDKYLEARVEELLANCGEAGTPDLVSVLRSIATENIPNLPPGGGLASKRSVIEAVYNKLNPHKEEEGACAGGEEESEEGEGGGGGGGPPVHLLEALRQFRLHHRGQYRAILEDSLATYQLRPEGAGQRLRTDDDGMEQTASPPSPPSPPPSPAAADPDACQDTLAPESDPAF, from the exons ATGGGTGCGTTCCTGGACAAGCCGAAGACGGAGAAGCACAGCGCCCACGGCGACGGCAACGGCCTTCGCTACGGCCTGAGCTCCATGCAGGGCTGGCGGGTGGAGATGGAGGACGCCCACACGGCCGTGGTGGGCCTCCCCCACGGACTGGCCGACTGGTCCTTCTTCGCAGTCTACGACGGCCACGCCGGCTCGCGCGTGGCCAACTACTGCTCGGGCAACCTGCTGGAGCACATCTTGTCGGGCGGCGCCGAGTTCAGCCCGGGGCCCGGCTCGGTGGAGGGCGTGAAGGACGGCATCCGCGCCGGCTTCCTGAAAATCGACGAGTACATGCGCAGCTTCGCGGACCTGCGGCAGGGCCTGGACCGCAGCGGCTCCACGGCGGTGTGCGTGTTGCTCAGCCCCACCCACCTGTACTTCATTAACTGCGGGGACTCGCGGGCCGTGCTGAGCCGAGGAAGCAAGGTGGGCTTCTCCACGCAGGACCACAAGCCCTGCAACCCCCGCGAGAAGGAGCGCATCCAGAAGGCCGGCGGCTCGGTCATGATCCAGAGGGTGAACGGCTCTCTGGCCGTTTCCCGGGCCCTGGGGGACTATGACTACAAGTGCGTGGACGGCAAGGGCCCCACGGAGCAGCTGGTGAGCCCCGAGCCCGAGGTGTGCGTGCTGGAGCGGGCGGCCGAGGGCGACGAGTTTGTGGTGCTGGCCTGCGACGGCATCTGGGACGTCATGTCCAACGAGGAGCTGTGCGAGTTTGTGCGTTCGCGACTTTTGGTGTGCGAGGACCTGGAGAAGGTGTGCAACTCGGTGGTGGACACCTGCCTGCACAAA GGAAGCAGAGACAACATGAGCGTGGTCCTGGTGTGTTTACCCGGCGCTCCCAAAATCTCCGAGGAGGCGCtaaagaaagaggaggagttAGACAAATATCTGGAGGCTCGAGTCGAGG AGCTGCTCGCCAACTGCGGCGAGGCCGGAACCCCCGACCTGGTGTCTGTGCTGAGGAGCATCGCCACAGAGAACATCCCAAACCTTCCACCGGGTGGAGGCCTGGCTAGCAA ACGTAGCGTGATCGAGGCGGTGTACAACAAGCTGAACCctcacaaagaagaagaaggg GCTTGTGcggggggagaggaggagagtGAGGAGGGAgaaggtggcggcggcggcggcggcccgcCGGTTCACCTGCTGGAGGCGCTGCGGCAGTTCCGCCTGCACCACCGGGGGCAGTACCGAGCCATCCTGGAGGACTCCCTGGCCACCTACCAGCTGCGTCCCGAGGGAGCGGGCCAGCGCCTGAGGACGGACGACGACGGCATGGAGCAAACCGCCTCCCCTCCCTCTCCCCCCTCGCCCCCGCCCTCACCCGCCGCTGCCGATCCCGACGCCTGCCAGGACACGCTCGCTCCCGAGTCCGATCCCGCCTTTTGA